From Pantoea vagans:
CCAGCACAGCACGTCCGCACCCGACTTCTGAGTGACGTAGCGGCCCAGATGACGATCCGGTGCCCAGATGATCTTTTCGCCCAGGCTATCGAGATGCTCGATCAGCTCAACCGCAATGCTGGAGGTCACTACCCAGTCGGCCCGCGCTTTGACCGCCGCTGAGGTATTGGCATAGACCACGACGGTGCGATCGGGATGGGCATCACAGAAGGCGTTAAACTCTTCAATCGGGCAGCCGAGATCCAGTGAGCACTCCGCCTGCAGCGTCGGCATCAGCACGGTTTTTTCAGGGCTGAGGATTTTGGCGGTTTCGCCCATAAAGCGCACGCCTGCCACCAGCAGCGTGGTAGCTGAATGATTGCTGCCGAAACGCGCCATCTCCAGCGAGTCAGAGACGCAGCCGCCGGTCTCTTCCGCCAGCGCCTGGATTTCCGGATCGGTATAGTAGTGCGCCACCATCACCGCGTTACGCGCCAACAGCTGCGCTTTGATTTTCTCACGGTAAAACGCCTTCTCGTCGTCACTCAAACGAGCAGGTTTAGGCGGAAAAGGGTAAACGGCGCTTTCAGGATCGAACATCACACTCATGACACAGCTCTCGTTTTATCTAATTAACGAAAATCGCCAGTAAAGGCGAATAATGGCGTTCAATCCACCATCGTGTTTTATATGCTAAACACGATAGCGGAAAAGCCAGACTGTGTCGTGGGATTTTTAGTCTGCCTGTATCTCTAACTGGAGCGGCTCTGAAGCTGCTTTGTCGATAAGCGACTGCGGCGCTTCCAGCGCCAGCAGGAAAGCTTTGATGTCCAGCCCGCCTGCAAAGCCGGTCAGCTTGCCGTTAGCACCAATCACGCGGTGGCATGGCGCAACAATGGAGAGTGGATTACGACCATTGGCCGCGCCGACCGCCCGTACTGCCTGCGGATGACCGATCTCTCTGGCAATCTGGCTGTAGCTGCGCGTTTCACCAAACGGAATCGCCACCAGCGCCTGCCAGACTTTTTTCTGAAAGTCGGTGCCGACCATGTCGAGCGGCAGCTCAAAGCAGCGACGCTCACCGGTAAAGTATTCGCTGAGCTGTCGCTCAGTTTCGATCAGAATGGGATGATCGTCATTGCGCGTCTGCGGCAAAAATCGGGTGCGCTTCGGATCGTCGTTTTCCCACAAGATGCCCGCCAGGCCACTGTCGCTGGCGACCAGTTTCAGCTCGCCCACCGGAGTAACTATCGGTTTGAAGTAGTACATGGTGATTCTCCCGTCACGGTTCCGTCATCCAGTATCGCACTTTTTTTGCCCCTGACTGGCTGTTTCCGGTCATGGCGTTAAACTGTTTTGCTGTCCGAAAACAGCTAGTCTGACGGATCCAGCCGGTATAGGCTGTCCCTATTTGCCGGAGAAATGCCATGCTCGATCCCGAAATTGCCTACCAGGCACTGACCTCTCGTGATACCCGTTTTGACGGCGTTTTCTTTGTGGGCGTGACGTCAACCGGTATCTATTGCCGTCCGGTCTGCCCGGTTAAAGCCCCCATGCAGAAGAACTGCCTTTTCTTCAGCAGCGCTGAGGCGGCGGAAAAAGCGCGCTTTCGCCCCTGCCTGCGCTGTCGGCCAGAACTGGCACCCGGCAATGCGCCGGTTGATCAGCCGCATCGCGTTGCCGAGCGGCTGATTCAGCGCATTGAGGAAGGCATGCTGGAGGAGCGCGAAGGCCTGGAAGCAATTGCTGCGGAATTCGGCCTCAGCCTGCGTCAGCTGCGCCGTATCGTGCAGCATGAACTCGGCGTTTCGCCGCTGGAGCTGAAGCAGACGCGGCGAATGCTGCTGGCAAAACAGCTGCTGACAGAAACTCAGCTGCCGGTCACGGAAGTCGCCTACGCCAGCGGTTTCAGCAGCCTGCGCCGGTTTAATGATGTGTTCCAGGCGCGCTACCGCATGACACCGAGCGCGCTGCGCCGGGATGACACCGGCACTAAGCGTGCGCAGCCCGGCGACCGCGTGACGCTGCGGCTGACCTATCGCCCCCCCTATGACTGGGCGGCAATGCTCTGGTTTTTGCAGACGCACCTGATGAAGGAGGTCGAAGCGGTGGAAGATGGCAGCTGGCGACGCACTGTGGCGTTGGGTCGCTGCCGGGGCTGGGTCAGCGTTTCCCATATGCCGCAGAAGAACGCCTTGCAGGTGACGCTCTCAACGTCCCTGACGCCAGTGCTGCCTCTGCTGCTGCGCCGTCTGCGTGACCTGTTCGATCTCGATGCGCAGCCACAGCGTATCGCCGCCTGCCTGGCCCAGGATCCGCTGCTGGCACCCAGCCTGATCGCACATCCCGGTCTGCGCGTGCCTGGCGCATTCGACGCCTTTGAGCTGGGCGTGCGCGCCATTATCGGCCAGCAGGTAACCGTCAAAGCGGCCACCACGGTCAGCAGCCGTTTTGCCGCCGCCTTCGGTGAACCCTGCGAGACGCCTTTTGCCGATCTTACCCGTTACACCGCGCTTCCTGAACGCATCGCCGGACTGACGGTGGACGATGTCGCACCGATGGGCATTGTCAGCGCCGCGCGCTCCCGCGCCATCATCGCTTTTGCCAGCGCCTGCGCCAGCGGTGACCTGCGTCTCAGCGCCGCTCAGCAGCCTGACGAGGTAATAAAAAAGCTGGTCAGCCTGCCGGGCATTGGTCCCTGGACGGCGCATTATATCGCTATGCGCGCCCTGCGCTGGCCGGATGCCTTTCCCAAGGAAGATATTGCCATCCGTAATAACCTGGGCGGCATGTCATCGAAAGAAGCGGAAGCGCGTTCGCAATCCTGGCGTCCCTGGCGCAGCTATGCGGTGATGCATATCTGGGAAAGCCTGGCAGTGGCGAAGGTGAAGAAAAAGGCGTGACGGCGGGTGTGGGGATTCAGGTTGGCACCTTGAGCGTCAAAGTCGCTGTTCCGGAAATGAAAAAATCGGCATCAGCCGCTTTCAAACAGCCAGGAAAGCCGCATCAAACTACTCTCACAGCAACACAGATGCTCAACGCGCAGGGAACACGGTCAGAAAAGGAAAGCGTCCCGCGCCTGGGACAAAAACGCCGGGAGCGTTTTTGAACAACGCGAAGCGTTGGCCCGGCTACGGGCGCACCTCATGGATGAGGTGCGTAATCGCGCGGGCCGAGCAGGTCATGGATGACGGCTTTTGCGTCTTTCCGATCTGACCGTGTTCTCTGCGCAGGCTCCATCTCAACGCGGCAACGACAAACTTTATCGCCAACCTCAAATGCCAGAGGCACTGTACTTTTAAGTAGATACCGCAGAAACGAAAAAAGCGCCTTAAAGGCGCTTCATTCTAATTGGTGGGTCGTGCAGGATTGCCTCGGCCCTTCCAGGGCCTCGCCCTCCGGGTGATGCTGAAGCATCAGCCTGAATCGCCGGGCGATTCAGTCGAACCTGCTGCAGGTTCTCACCCTGCACGGTGAATACCGTACCCTGAAAACGAAAAAAGCGCCCAAAGGGCGCTTCATTCTAATTGGTGGGTCGTGCAGGATTCGAACCTGCGACCAATTGATTAAAAGTCAACTGCTCTACCAACTGAGCTAACGACCCGCTGGAGCCTTACAACCGTTCAGCGCGCCAGGCGGCTGAGATAAGATGGTGGGTCGTGCAGGATTCGAACCTGCGACCAATTGATTAAAAGTCAACTGCTCTACCAACTGAGCTAACGACCCATCTTAGGTTGTGAAGCAATGCTGAAGTGTTCTTCTTAAAACAGCGCTGTAACAGCGCGTCTGAAGGAGATGGTGGGTCGTGCAGGATTCGAACCTGCGACCAATTGATTAAAAGTCAACTGCTCTACCAACTGAGCTAACGACCCATCTTCAGGCTTACCAGACACTTTGCAATGTGTCCCGGCAACGGCGGCATATATTACTGATTTAGCGGGGTAGCGCAACTCTTATTTCTGCTAAATGCTTCAGTTGCTTACCTTTCATACGGCAAGACCAGAAATCACACGATATCTGGTCTGAACCGGACAAATTACAGGCTTGCCAGACGTTTCTGCGCCTGTTTAGCAGATTCGGTGTCTGGATAAAGTTTGATCACCTGCTGGAAGACCGCTTTGGCTTTCGCCGTGTCTTTCTTCTCCTGCATGATGACACCCACTTTCAGCAACGCTTCTGCAGCTTTCGGTGACTTCGGATAGTTCTTCACCACCGTGGCGTAATAATACGCCGCGTCGTCCTTTTTGCCTTTGTTGTAGTTCAGCTGACCCAGCCAGTAATTCGCATTCGGCTGATAGGTCGAATCCGGGTAACGTTTTACCCACGCCTGAAGCGCACTGATCGCCTGGTCATACTGTTTCTTCTCCAGAATCAGCGCCACAGCCGCATTGTAATCGCTGTTAGCGTCACCGGTCTGCGCAGGTGCGCTCTCCGTGGATGCTGCCGCGCCTGCGGTGGCTGCTGCGCCGGTATCTGCTGCGGCATCGCTGCCGGCTGCCTGTTGCCCGCCGCTGCTGCTGGCGCTGCTCAGGCTGTCAATCTGCTGGTAAAGCTGCTTCTGCCGCTCAACCACCTGATTCAACTGATACGAGTTTTGCTGGATTTGCCCACGCAGCGCATCGATATCACGCTGGTTATCGCTCATCTGCTGCTGCAGTTGCTGCATCAGTTGTGCCTGGGCATTAGAGATTCGTTCGAGAGTGGTGACACGGTCTTCGACCGAGCCGGAGCCAACGCTACTGATTGACGCTTGGGCATTAGCGGCCCAGGGGGCCGCTACGCCAATCAGTAACGACAGACTCAACAGATGACGTCTGAAGTTACTAACCATGTGATTCTCTTAGTAGACCAGTACGGCACGACGGTTTTTAGAATACGCTGCTTCGTCATGACCCAGAACGGCTGGCTTCTCTTTACCGTAAGAAACGATAGACATCTGATCAGCCGACACGCCTTTACCCTGCAGGTACATTTTAACGGCGTTAGCACGACGTTCGCCCAGGGCGATGTTGTATTCCGGCGTACCGCGCTCATCCGCGTGACCTTCGATGGTCACTTTGTAGGATGGGTTGCTGCGCAGGAAGGTCGCGTGCTGATCCAGCATCTGTGCATAATCAGACTGAACGTCATACTTGTCCAGGCCGAAGTACACGATGTTGTTCTGCTGCAGCTGCTGCATCTGCAGACGAGCCTGCTCGTCAGAAGACATGTTGCCGCCGTTACCGTTCATGCCAGAGTTTGCACCGTAAGCGCCATCAGCGCCCATGCCAGTCTGGTCATTGTTGTTGTTTTTGTGTGAGCTACAAGCCGCTACTGCCAGAACCGGCAGAGCCAGCATCAAACCCTTCAGCACTTTGTTCAGTTGCATTTCAAAAATCCCATTATTGTTTATTGTTTGCGATGTCTGAACTGTCAGACATTACAGATACGGCGACCAGGCAGGAAATTTGACCTGTCCATCAGTTGCCGGAAGACGCGCTTTGAAACGACCGTCGGTTGAAACCAACTGCAGCACGGAACCCATCCCCTGAGTAGAGCTATAGATTACCATTGTGCCGTTTGGTGCCAGGCTCGGCGTTTCATCCAGGAACGTGTCCGTTAACGTTTGAACGGCTCCCGTTTCCAGATCCTGTTTGGCGACGTGTTGAGCACCACCGCTGGTGCTAATCATCACCATAGATTTACCATCTGTTGCGACATCCGCATCCTGGTTCTGACCACCTTCCCAGGTAATACGCTGTGGCGTGCCGCCATTCAGACCGACTTTATAGATCTGAGGCGCACCCGCCTGATCCGAGGTATAAGCCAGCGTCTGGCTGTCCGGGAACCAGGTCGGTTCAGTGCTGTTATAGCGACCATCTGTCACCTGACGCGTCTGACCTGACGCCAGATCCATCACATAGAGGTTCAGGCTGCCGGTTTTAGAGAGCGCGAAAGCGAGCTTAGAGCCATCTGGCGAAAACGCCGGTGCACCGTTATGACGTGGATAAGAGGCGACCTGACGGATAGCACCGTTAGACAGCGTCTGAACCACCAGCGCAGATTTGCCGCTTTCAAAGGTCACGTAGGCAACTTTGCTGCCATCCGGAGACCAGGCTGGCGACATCAGTGGCTGTGGTGAACGATGTACCACGAACTGGTTGTAACCATCGTAGTCAGCGACGCGCAGCTCATACGGGAACTGACCGCCGTTGGTCTGCACGACATAGGCGATGCGGGTACGGAAAGCACCTTTAATGCCGGTCAGCTTCTGGAACGTCTCATCACTGGCCGTGTGGGCAGCATAACGCAGCCACTGTTTAGTCACTTTATACGAGTTCTGTGCCAGTACGGTACCTGGCGCACCGCCGGTATCCACCAGCTGGTAAGAGACCTGATAGCTGCCATCCGGGTTAGAAGCGACCTGACCGACGACAACGGCATCAATACCGAGCGCGCTCCATGCGGCAGGCTGAACTTCCTGCGCGCTGGCAGGCTGCTGTGGCAGACGCGAGCGATCCAGTGGATTAAATTTGCCACTGTTGCGCAGGTCAGCCGCTACGATGCCGCCGACATCTTCCGGCGCGGCACCCGCACCCGCCCATTTAAACGGCACCACGCCAATCGGGCGCGCAGTGTTGACACCCTGGGTGATCTCAATTCGAACTTCTGCATGCAGCATGGCTGCCCACAGCAGGATAAAAAAGCCTAACGTAACGCGAAGAGCTTGCTTCATTTTATCTCCCTTATCTGAACCTCAGTCCACGATAATTGGCACTGTTCCTGGAAACCACGAGTACAACTTAAGTACGGCAAGCTAAACATAGAACAACTTGCCGCCCGTTACTGCATTATTGCGGTTTAAAACGCATTGGGGCGTTTTTAAACACTTCGTAGACCGCCTGCGAAGGCGGCTTCGGAATGCGTGCCTGTTTAGCGGCAGCAATCGCAGCCTGACAGAGCGCAGGATCGCCACCCTCTGACTTAACATCGATTAACAAGCCATCAGGCGCAAGTTTAATCCGCAAATCACAGGTTTTTCCGCGATACAGATCGGCATCGTAGAATCGGCTCTGAATCGCACTGACAACCTGCCCCATATAGGAGTTGATTTCCGCGCCTGATGCGCCCGCTTTCTTCTGGTTTCCCTGCCCTGCTGCGCCACCGGAGGTGCCACTTTTCGGTGCATTTTTGCCGGAAGCGAGTCCACCCAGTAAATCATCGACATCGCTGTCATTGGCGGCATCCGCTGCGGCTTTCGCTTTCGCATCTGCTTTGGCCTTAGCAGCAGCATCCGCTTTTGCTTTGGCTGCCGCATCGGCTTTGGCTTTTGCCGCAGCATCGGCTTTCGCCTTCGCAGCCGCTTCTGCCTTTTCTTTAGCCGCTTCTTTAGCGGCCTCAGCTTTCTCTTTCGCCGCTTCTGCAGCTTTCTCTTTCGCTGCCTCGGCTGCTTTTTCTTTGGCTTCAGCGGCTTTCTCTTTCGCCTCTTCGGCCGCTTTAGCTTTTGCCTCCGCCGCCGCTTTCACTTTGGCTTCGGCTGCCGCTTTGGCATCCGCTTCAGACTTTGCTTTGGCTTCCGCAACGGCTTTCTCTTTTGCCGCC
This genomic window contains:
- a CDS encoding AlkA N-terminal domain-containing protein, which produces MLDPEIAYQALTSRDTRFDGVFFVGVTSTGIYCRPVCPVKAPMQKNCLFFSSAEAAEKARFRPCLRCRPELAPGNAPVDQPHRVAERLIQRIEEGMLEEREGLEAIAAEFGLSLRQLRRIVQHELGVSPLELKQTRRMLLAKQLLTETQLPVTEVAYASGFSSLRRFNDVFQARYRMTPSALRRDDTGTKRAQPGDRVTLRLTYRPPYDWAAMLWFLQTHLMKEVEAVEDGSWRRTVALGRCRGWVSVSHMPQKNALQVTLSTSLTPVLPLLLRRLRDLFDLDAQPQRIAACLAQDPLLAPSLIAHPGLRVPGAFDAFELGVRAIIGQQVTVKAATTVSSRFAAAFGEPCETPFADLTRYTALPERIAGLTVDDVAPMGIVSAARSRAIIAFASACASGDLRLSAAQQPDEVIKKLVSLPGIGPWTAHYIAMRALRWPDAFPKEDIAIRNNLGGMSSKEAEARSQSWRPWRSYAVMHIWESLAVAKVKKKA
- the pal gene encoding peptidoglycan-associated lipoprotein Pal; this translates as MQLNKVLKGLMLALPVLAVAACSSHKNNNNDQTGMGADGAYGANSGMNGNGGNMSSDEQARLQMQQLQQNNIVYFGLDKYDVQSDYAQMLDQHATFLRSNPSYKVTIEGHADERGTPEYNIALGERRANAVKMYLQGKGVSADQMSIVSYGKEKPAVLGHDEAAYSKNRRAVLVY
- a CDS encoding methylated-DNA--[protein]-cysteine S-methyltransferase, yielding MYYFKPIVTPVGELKLVASDSGLAGILWENDDPKRTRFLPQTRNDDHPILIETERQLSEYFTGERRCFELPLDMVGTDFQKKVWQALVAIPFGETRSYSQIAREIGHPQAVRAVGAANGRNPLSIVAPCHRVIGANGKLTGFAGGLDIKAFLLALEAPQSLIDKAASEPLQLEIQAD
- the tolB gene encoding Tol-Pal system beta propeller repeat protein TolB, with translation MKQALRVTLGFFILLWAAMLHAEVRIEITQGVNTARPIGVVPFKWAGAGAAPEDVGGIVAADLRNSGKFNPLDRSRLPQQPASAQEVQPAAWSALGIDAVVVGQVASNPDGSYQVSYQLVDTGGAPGTVLAQNSYKVTKQWLRYAAHTASDETFQKLTGIKGAFRTRIAYVVQTNGGQFPYELRVADYDGYNQFVVHRSPQPLMSPAWSPDGSKVAYVTFESGKSALVVQTLSNGAIRQVASYPRHNGAPAFSPDGSKLAFALSKTGSLNLYVMDLASGQTRQVTDGRYNSTEPTWFPDSQTLAYTSDQAGAPQIYKVGLNGGTPQRITWEGGQNQDADVATDGKSMVMISTSGGAQHVAKQDLETGAVQTLTDTFLDETPSLAPNGTMVIYSSTQGMGSVLQLVSTDGRFKARLPATDGQVKFPAWSPYL
- the cpoB gene encoding cell division protein CpoB, with the protein product MVSNFRRHLLSLSLLIGVAAPWAANAQASISSVGSGSVEDRVTTLERISNAQAQLMQQLQQQMSDNQRDIDALRGQIQQNSYQLNQVVERQKQLYQQIDSLSSASSSGGQQAAGSDAAADTGAAATAGAAASTESAPAQTGDANSDYNAAVALILEKKQYDQAISALQAWVKRYPDSTYQPNANYWLGQLNYNKGKKDDAAYYYATVVKNYPKSPKAAEALLKVGVIMQEKKDTAKAKAVFQQVIKLYPDTESAKQAQKRLASL
- the tolA gene encoding cell envelope integrity protein TolA, with translation MSKATEQNEKLKRAIIISVILHIVLIALLIWSSFNEHVDPSSAGGGGSDIDAVMVDPGAVVSQYNRQQNQQSDSQRAEQQRKKQAQQQAEELQQKQAAEQQRLKALEKERLAAQETAKEEAKQQAEQQKAAIDAAKQAQEQQKTAEAAAAKAKADAKAEADAQAKAAAEQAKQAAADAKKQADQQAKAAAAAAAKEKAVAEAKAKSEADAKAAAEAKVKAAAEAKAKAAEEAKEKAAEAKEKAAEAAKEKAAEAAKEKAEAAKEAAKEKAEAAAKAKADAAAKAKADAAAKAKADAAAKAKADAKAKAAADAANDSDVDDLLGGLASGKNAPKSGTSGGAAGQGNQKKAGASGAEINSYMGQVVSAIQSRFYDADLYRGKTCDLRIKLAPDGLLIDVKSEGGDPALCQAAIAAAKQARIPKPPSQAVYEVFKNAPMRFKPQ
- the nadA gene encoding quinolinate synthase NadA, which codes for MSVMFDPESAVYPFPPKPARLSDDEKAFYREKIKAQLLARNAVMVAHYYTDPEIQALAEETGGCVSDSLEMARFGSNHSATTLLVAGVRFMGETAKILSPEKTVLMPTLQAECSLDLGCPIEEFNAFCDAHPDRTVVVYANTSAAVKARADWVVTSSIAVELIEHLDSLGEKIIWAPDRHLGRYVTQKSGADVLCWQGACIVHDEFKTQALQRMKALYPDAAVLVHPESPQAIVDLADAVGSTSQLIQAAKSLPHPQMIVATDRGIFYKMQQMVPDKELLEAPTAGEGATCRSCAHCPWMAMNGLKAIAEALETGGAEHEIQVDETLREAALLPLNRMLSFAAELKLNVKGNA